Proteins found in one Camelus bactrianus isolate YW-2024 breed Bactrian camel chromosome 5, ASM4877302v1, whole genome shotgun sequence genomic segment:
- the MDH1B gene encoding putative malate dehydrogenase 1B: MAKFVLAGRADCPYYAKAELVADYLQKNLPDFRIHKITQHPHVWEEWLKALCEKNKWSHKNSPIIWRELLDRGGKGLLLGGYNEFLEYAQLYYGVTSSMTTELMTMVAQENLGTHIEKELEEESQKGLIGPLQVWITSASSLACYNLIPILTSGEVFGKHTEISINLFDHKQAEEDLKILMREAQDLASPILRSVSICTRAEEAFCQAQVIIVLDHSTDREVYSLEDCIRSRAPLCQLYGSLIEKNAHDSVRIIVGGKSFVNLKTALLMRYAPNFSRNIIAVALGAEGQAKATLARKLKTTPSCIKDVIIWGNISGNNYVDLRKAKIYRYESAVWGPPDYSRPVLSLIFDSEWVNRDFVITLKTLTATGRQFGGILAAHSIATTLKYWFHGSPPGEIVSLGVLSEGQFGIPEGIVFSMPVKFENGTWVVLTDLKDIEISEQIMTRMTSDLIQEKLVALGELINFQPYQSEADLAKEDKKTTSPTTDDNEEHQKFSDVSDYKDLFAGLIPVEEKDLVMSDGKSVEDKATSAVLLVTTHVVQS; encoded by the exons GAGTGGCTGAAAGCTTTGTGTGAAAAGAATAAGTGGAGTCACAAAAACTCCCCCATCATCTGGAGAGAGCTGCTGGATCGTGGAGGAAAGGGTTTGCTTCTGGGAGGATACAATGAGTTCCTGGAATATGCCCAG CTTTACTATGGTGTCACCTCTAGCATGACGACTGAGCTGATGACGATGGTTGCTCAAGAGAACCTGGGGACACACATAGAAAAAGAGCTGGAGGAAGAATCCCAGAAAGGTCTCATTGGCCCCTTGCAGGTCTGGATCACCAG tgCATCCTCTCTGGCCTGCTACAACCTGATTCCCATCTTGACAAGTGGTGAAGTGTTCGGAAAGCATACGGAAATTAGCATAAACCTATTTGACCATAAGCAGGCAGAAGAAGATCTCAAAATTCTCATGAGAGAGGCTCAGGACCTGGCCTCGCCCATCCTCCGCAGTGTCTCCATCTGCACTCGAGCAGAAGAGGCCTTCTGCCAGGCCCAGGTGATCATCGTCCTGGACCACAGCACTGACCGGGAGGTGTACAGTTTAGAAGACTGCATCCGAAGCAGGGCTCCTCTGTGTCAGCTCTACGGGTCCCTGATTGAGAAGAATGCTCACGATTCCGTCAGAATTATTGTCGGAGGAAAAAGCTTCGTGAATCTCAAAACGGCCTTACTTATGAGATATGCCCCAAATTTCTCCCGCAATATTATAGCTGTGGCATTGGGGGCGGAAGGCCAAGCAAAGGCCACGCTGGCCAGGAAACTGAAGACAACTCCCTCAT GCATCAAAGATGTGATAATTTGGGGTAATATTAGTGGAAATAACTATGTTGATCTGAGGAAAGCCAAGATTTACAGATATGAGAGTGCTGTTTGGGGACCACCTGACTATTCTCGCCCTGTTTTAAGCCTGATTTTTGATAG TGAGTGGGTAAACAGAGACTTTGTGATAACTCTTAAAACTTTGACCGCCACAGGAAGACAATTTGGAGGCATCTTAGCTGCACACAGTATAGCCACTACATTGAAATACTGGTTCCATGGCTCACCTCCTGGGGAGATCGTGTCTTTAGGGGTACTGAGTGAAG GCCAGTTTGGTATCCCTGAAGGGATCGTGTTTTCCAtgcctgtgaaatttgagaatgGAACGTGGGTGGTTCTTACCGATCTCAAAGATATTGAAATAAGTGAACAAATAATGACCAGAATGACAAGTGATCTAATTCAG GAGAAACTTGTTGCACTTGGAGAGCTGATCAATTTTCAGCCATATCAATCAG AAGCTGACTTAGCCAAAGAGGATAAAAAGACCACCTCACCCACCACAGATGACAATGAGGAACATCAAAAATTCTCAGATG TTTCAGACTATAAAGATCTGTTTGCTGGTCTAATCCCAGTTGAAGAAAAAGATCTAGTTATGTCAGATGGTAAGTCAGTCGAGGATAAAGCAACCTCTGCAGTGCTGTTGGTCACGACGCACGTCGTCCAGTCTTAG